One Dermacentor silvarum isolate Dsil-2018 chromosome 10, BIME_Dsil_1.4, whole genome shotgun sequence genomic window carries:
- the LOC119431111 gene encoding uncharacterized protein LOC119431111 isoform X2 — translation MPDHGRRALHRVCDSVSGVNWRPTRFVDELVLARYACCVCHVIPTTTVVLPCCHALCEECQAGCVVEGGGSVCPLDGEPFSEDECETCHLPAKKKRDLKAHCWNEAHGCDFVGPLEALLRHFEAECTFHSFPCQRCGEDVPNTKLAAHYISGCRRASSSAAEAKSSGQGGVLVTAGNVTAAGRVIGKPVRYTCEDEVTVLQSQVNELAEAARMQNATLASSPRGTERQRGVRRREILGGDRRALADATERARLESRGKSSGTRKWGD, via the exons ATGCCTGACCACGGGCGGCGAGCTCTGCACCGTGTGTGCGACTCGGTCAGCGGCGTTAACTGGCGTCCGACGCGGTTCGTCGACGAGCTGGTGCTGGCTCGTTACGCCTGCTGTGTGTGCCACGTGATTCCAACCACGACTGTCGTGTTGCCTTGTTGTCACGCCCTGTGCGAAGAGTGCCAGGCAGGCTGTGTCGTCGAAGGTGGCGGAAGCGTATGTCCGCTGGACGGAGAGCCGTTCAGCGAAGACGAGTGCGAGACGTGTCACCTACCAGCAAAGAAAAAGCGTGACCTGAAG GCTCACTGCTGGAACGAAGCCCATGGCTGCGATTTTGTTGGCCCACTGGAGGCGCTTCTGCGACACTTCGAGGCAGAGTGCACCTTCCACTCGTTTCCATGTCAACGATGCGGTGAGGACGTCCCGAACACCAAGCTTGCGGCCCACTACatcagtggttgcagaagggcaTCGTCGTCAGCGGCAGAGGCCAAGTCATCGGGACAAGGTGGCGTCCTCGTCACCGCCGGTAATGTCACTGCAGCCGGGCGGGTCATCGGAAAGCCAGTGAGATACACTTGTGAGGACGAGGTTACGGTGCTTCAGAGTCAGGTGAACGAACTCGCGGAAGCGGCCAGAATGCAAAACGCCACGCTCGCATCTAGTCCTCGAGGCACTGAACGCCAACGTGGCGTTCGTCGCCGAGAAATTCTCGGAGGTGATCGGCGAGCACTCGCAGATGCTACAGAGCGTGCTCGCTTGGAAAGCCGGGGAAAGTCGTCTGGCACGAGAAAGTGGGGCGACTGA
- the LOC119431111 gene encoding uncharacterized protein LOC119431111 isoform X3, translated as MPDHGRRALHRVCDSVSGVNWRPTRFVDELVLARYACCVCHVIPTTTVVLPCCHALCEECQAGCVVEGGGSVCPLDGEPFSEDECETCHLPAKKKRDLKAHCWNEAHGCDFVGPLEALLRHFEAECTFHSFPCQRCGEDVPNTKLAAHYISGCRRASSSAAEAKSSGQGGVLVTAGNVTAAGRVIGKPVRYTCEDEVTVLQSQVNELAEAARMQNATLASSPRGTERQRGVRRREILGGDRRALADATERARLESRGKSSGTRKWGD; from the exons ATGCCTGACCACGGGCGGCGAGCTCTGCACCGTGTGTGCGACTCGGTCAGCGGCGTTAACTGGCGTCCGACGCGGTTCGTCGACGAGCTGGTGCTGGCTCGTTACGCCTGCTGTGTGTGCCACGTGATTCCAACCACGACTGTCGTGTTGCCTTGTTGTCACGCCCTGTGCGAAGAGTGCCAGGCAGGCTGTGTCGTCGAAGGTGGCGGAAGCGTATGTCCGCTGGACGGAGAGCCGTTCAGCGAAGACGAGTGCGAGACGTGTCACCTACCAGCAAAGAAAAAGCGTGACCTGAAG GCTCACTGCTGGAACGAAGCCCATGGCTGCGATTTTGTTGGCCCACTGGAGGCGCTTCTGCGACACTTCGAGGCAGAGTGCACCTTCCACTCGTTTCCATGTCAACGATGCGGTGAGGACGTCCCGAACACCAAGCTTGCGGCCCACTACatcagtggttgcagaagggcaTCGTCGTCAGCGGCAGAGGCCAAGTCATCGGGACAAGGTGGCGTCCTCGTCACCGCCGGTAATGTCACTGCAGCCGGGCGGGTCATCGGAAAGCCAGTGAGATACACTTGTGAGGACGAGGTTACGGTGCTTCAGAGTCAGGTGAACGAACTCGCGGAAGCGGCCAGAATGCAAAACGCCACGCTCGCATCTAGTCCTCGAGGCACTGAACGCCAACGTGGCGTTCGTCGCCGAGAAATTCTCGGAGGTGATCGGCGAGCACTCGCAGATGCTACAGAGCGTGCTCGCTTGGAAAGCCGGGGAAAGTCGTCTGGCACGAGAAA